Proteins found in one Choristoneura fumiferana chromosome 16, NRCan_CFum_1, whole genome shotgun sequence genomic segment:
- the Ctr9 gene encoding RNA polymerase-associated protein Ctr9, whose amino-acid sequence MSLEIPLATTDEVIELDPDQLPSGEEVLSILQQERSQLSVWINVALAYYKQKKIDDFLKILEASRQDANIDYRDFERDQMRGLDMLAAYYVQEANKEKSKDKKKDLFTKATLLYTMADKIIMYDQNHLLGRAYFCLLEGDKMEQADTQFNFVLNQSPNNVPSLLGKACIAFNRKDYRGALAFYKKALRTNPDSPAALRLGMGHCFMKLNNQEKARMAFERALQLDPQCVGALVGLSILKLNLQENESNKMAVIMLSKAYAIDPKNPMVLNHLANHFFFKKDYSKVQHLALHAFHNTENEAMRAESCHHLARAFHAQGDCDQAFQYYYQATQFAPANFVLPHYGLGQMYIYRGDTENAAQCFEKVLKAQPGNYETMKILGSLYANSTSQSKRDIARQHLKKVTEQFPDDVEAWIELAQILEQNDLQGSLNAYSTAMKILKEKVNADIPAEILNNVAALHYRLGNLNEAKTFLEEALEREKADAETLDAQYYNSIAVTTTYNLARLNEALCIYNKAEKLYKDILKEHPNYIDCYLRLGCMARDKGQIYEASDWFKEALKVNTEHPDTWSLIGNLHLAQQEWGPGQKKFDRILQNPITSTDAYSLIALGNVWLQTLHQPCREKDREKRHQNRALDMYKMVLKTDPRNIWAANGIGCVLAHKGCINEARDIFAQVREATADFPDVWMNIAHIYVEQKQYLNAILMYENCVRKFRMHHDVEWLTWLARAHGLAGRPQAARAALLRARRVAPHDAALQYNAALTLRRLASHVLKDERSSLDVVLRAVHELQVSHKYFQRLASTESGEGAERARYEPAAAGAEARTCADLLSQAQWHVARARRQHMEEVTLRDRQREQRDAFRKQQEEERRRRAEQHQKSTVEQSQKRLEFKEKTKNAMLFADMPLENKAKGSRRRKDEYVSDSGSGSDRPNDEKREKKKRKEKGERKGKKRRERGSGSDSDRPPNKRGRKKKEKAGRKDKAKAADEKLSAKQRLKIVSKETISTSESDSDASRGRSRSGSRSRSRSRSRSRSPPANKGRKRIMSNSDSDRSRSKSRSKSRSRSRDGSAKSRSRSKSGSRSKSRSRSKSGSRSKSRSRSKSRSRSKSRSRSKSASRSKSRSRSKSRSRSKSKSVSRSRSRSKSKSRSKSRSRSKSRSRSKSGSRSKSGSRSRSGSRSRSGSRHSRPDTPVSRKSVSASEDEA is encoded by the exons ATGTCGCTCGAAATTCCTTTGGCGACTACGGACGAG GTGATAGAGTTAGATCCAGATCAGTTACCTTCTGGAGAGGAAGTTCTGAGCATATTACAGCAGGAGCGGTCACAGCTTAGTGTTTGGATTAATGTTGCG cttgcatattacaaacaaaaaaagattGATGACTTCCTCAAAATCCTGGAGGCATCCAGGCAGGATGCAAATATCGACTACAGGGACTTTGAGCGGGACCAAATGCGCGGGCTGGACATGCTGGCCGCTTActatgttcaggaggcaaataaagaaaaatctaaagacaaaaaaaaggatttattCACCAAAGCGACTTTGCTTTACACTATGGCTGATAAAATCATCATGTATGACCAA AATCATCTACTCGGCAGAGCATACTTTTGCCTCCTCGAAGGTGATAAAATGGAGCAAGCTGATACACAATTTAACTTCGTACTGAACCAGTCCCCTAACAATGTACCATCGCTACTCGGTAAAGCCTGCATTGCCTTCAATCGTAAAGACTACAGGGGGGCATTAGCATTCTATAAGAAAGCTTTGAGGACGAATCCAGATAGTCCAGCAGCTTTACGATTGGGCATGGGCCATTGTTTTATGAAACTAAATAACCAGGAGAAAGCTAG AATGGCTTTTGAAAGAGCCCTTCAATTGGATCCTCAGTGTGTTGGTGCTTTAGTTGGGCTTTCAATTTTGAAGTTGAACTTACAAGAGAATGAGTCCAACAAAATGGCTGTTATAATGTTATCAAAAGCCTATGCTATAGATCCTAAGAACCCAATGGTGTTGAACCACTTGGCAAACcatttcttctttaaaaaa GATTATAGCAAAGTACAACACTTAGCGCTCCATGCCTTCCACAACACTGAGAATGAAGCAATGCGAGCAGAGTCCTGTCACCATCTAGCGCGGGCTTTCCACGCCCAAGGCGATTGTGACCAAGCCTTTCAGTATTACTATCAGGCCACGCAGTTTGCACCGGCCAACTTTGTTCTACCCCACTATGGGCTTGGACAGATGTACATTTATAGAGGAGACACTGAGAAT GCAGCACAATGCTTCGAAAAGGTTCTCAAAGCGCAGCCTGGCAACTACGAAACTATGAAGATATTGGGATCCCTGTACGCTAATTCTACGTCACAATCCAAGCGAGACATCGCCCGTCAACATCTGAAGAAGGTTACGGAGCAATTTCCTGATGACGTGGAAGCCTGGATAGAGTTGGCGCAAATATTGGAGCAAAATGATTTGCAG ggTTCACTAAATGCGTACAGCACTGCTATGAAGATTCTCAAAGAGAAAGTTAACGCAGATATACCCGCTGAAATACTTAATAACGTGGCTGCGTTGCACTACCGATTGGGAAATCTTAACGAAGCTAAGACTTTCCTAGAAGAGGCCCTAGAAAG ggaAAAGGCAGATGCTGAAACGCTAGACGCACAGTATTACAACTCCATAGCGGTGACGACTACGTACAACTTGGCGAGGCTAAACGAAGCACTTTGCATTTATAACAAGGCTGAGAAACtctataaagatattttgaaggAGCACCCCAATTACATTGATTGCTATTTGAG gtTAGGTTGCATGGCCCGTGATAAGGGACAGATTTACGAGGCGTCAGATTGGTTCAAAGAAGCTCTGAAGGTTAACACGGAACATCCGGACACATGGTCGTTGATAGGCAACCTGCATTTGGCGCAGCAAGAGTGGGGGCCCGGACAAAAGAAGTTTGATCGGATACTGCAGAATCCCATCACATCTACTGACGCCTACTCTTTGATTGCTCTTG GTAATGTTTGGCTCCAAACTCTGCATCAGCCCTGCAGAGAAAAGGATCGAGAGAAGCGGCATCAGAATCGCGCGCTAGACATGTACAAAATGGTGTTGAAGACTGACCCGAGAAACATTTGGGCAGCGAACGGAATCGGATGTGTACTGGCGCATAAG GGTTGCATAAACGAGGCCCGCGATATCTTCGCGCAAGTTCGCGAGGCGACGGCGGACTTTCCCGATGTTTGGATGAATATAGCCCACATATATGTTGAACAGAAACAGTACTTAAATGCAATTCTTATG TACGAGAACTGCGTCCGCAAATTCCGCATGCATCACGACGTGGAGTGGCTGACGTGGCTCGCCCGCGCGCACGGGCTGGCCGGGCGCCCGCaggccgcgcgcgccgcgttACTGCGGGCGCGGCGGGTCGCGCCGCACGACGCCGCTTTGCAGTACAATGCGGCCTTGACGCTGCGCCGGCTGGCGTCGCACGTGCTGAAGGATGAACGCTCGTCGTTGGACGTCGTGCTGAGAGCGGTGCACGAGCTGCAAGTGTCGCACAA GTACTTCCAGCGGCTTGCGTCGACGGAGAGCGGCGAGGGCGCGGAGCGTGCGCGCTACgagccggcggcggcgggcgcggagGCGCGCACGTGCGCCGACCTGCTGTCGCAGGCGCAGTGGCAcgtggcgcgcgcgcgccgccagcaCATGGAGGAGGTCACGCTGAGGGACCGGCAGCGCGAGCAGCGGGACGCCTTCCGCAAGCAGCAG GAAGAAGAACGTCGTCGGCGCGCCGAGCAACACCAGAAGAGCACAGTCGAGCAGTCACAGAAGCGTCTCGAGTTCAAAGAGAAGACAAAGAATGCGATGCTATTCGCGGATATGCCTCTCGAGAACAAGGCTAAGGGCTCGCGGCGGAGGAAGGACGAGTATGTCTCGGACTCTGGCAGCGGCAGCGACCGGCCTAATGATGaaaa ACGCGAGAAGAAGAAGCGCAAAGAGAAGGGCGAGCGGAAAGGCAAGAAGCGCCGCGAGCGCGGCTCGGGCTCCGATAGCGACCGCCCGCCCAACAAGCGTGGACGGAAGAAG AAGGAAAAAGCCGGTCGCAAAGACAAAGCGAAGGCGGCTGATGAGAAACTCAGCGCCAAACAGCGGCTCAAGATCGTGTCCAAAGAGACCATATCGACGTCCGAATCCGACTCGGACGCGAGTCGCGGACGCAGCCGCAGCGGCAGCCGCAGTCGCAGTCGCAGTCGCAGTCGCAGTCGCAGCCCGCCGGCCAATAAAGGCAGGAAGAGGATTATGTCTAACAGTGATAGCGACAG GTCTCGCTCAAAGAGCCGTTCTAAATCTAGAAGCCGGTCGCGTGACGGCTCGGCCAAAAGCCGGTCTCGGTCGAAGAGCGGCTCACGGTCCAAGAGCCGATCCCGCTCTAAGAGCGGTTCCCGGTCGAAGAGTCGGTCCCGGTCGAAGAGCCGGTCTCGGTCGAAGAGTCGGTCGCGGTCGAAGAGTGCCTCGCGCTCGAAGAGCAGGTCGAGATCCAAGAGCCGGTCGAGGTCCAAGTCCAAGAGTGTGTCGAGATCGCGATCCAG GTCAAAAAGTAAGTCCCGTTCGAAGAGTCGATCTCGGTCGAAGAGTCGGTCGCGGTCGAAGAGTGGTTCCCGGTCGAAGAGCGGCTCTCGCAGCCGCTCCGGCTCCCGATCCCGGTCCGGTTCACGGCACTCTCGCCCCGACACGCCAGTCTCCAGAAAGTCCGTGTCGGCCAGTGAAGATGAGGCTTAG